Proteins found in one Euwallacea fornicatus isolate EFF26 unplaced genomic scaffold, ASM4011564v1 scaffold_146, whole genome shotgun sequence genomic segment:
- the LOC136350183 gene encoding uncharacterized protein, which yields MKTLVKEQITLVTKSVNEFQSNIKNLSNNQRKIEKQVNEIEEYIHTSETDSLSTYWFFYVELAISQIIAELEIMYDILEKLQIAITFSKLNTFHNSIIDPKELLDEIKGISIYLTENKIPFDPKPENILHFEEMINIKSYSNNNQIVFILEIPIVEKAMYNYFHLYSVPMLKDNNNFLVIIPQSKFLIINEQNHISFDNKCKEIIPGEFICQESNTLQSNEKAPCEVQLLKNSGNLSNCQPVPATLSLVKIQKIGNNKWIVITPRPTLAIQQCGNERTNVFPYGSYLLELNPNCFNSEAVCGVIVVEAST from the exons atgaaaaccCTAGTTAAAGAACAAATAACTTTGGTCACTAAATCTGTAAACGAGTTTCaaagcaatataaaaaatttatctaacaatcaacgaaaaatagaaaaacaagtAAACGAAATAGAAGAATACATTCATACTTCGGAAACCGATTCACTAAGTACGTACTGGTTCTTTTACGTGGAACTGGCCATATCTCAAATCATTGCCGAACTAGAAATTATGTATGATATTCtcgaaaaacttcaaattgcaataacgttttcaaaattaaatacgttTCATAACTCGATTATCGATCCTAAAGAGTTATTGGACGAAATTAAAggcatttcaatatatttgacagaaaacaaaataccTTTTGATCCAAAACCAGAAAATATATTGCATTTCGAAGAAATGATTAACATCAAAAGTTACAGCAACAACAATCAAATCGTATTCATTCTTGAGATTCCAATTGTTGAAAAGGCTATGTATAACTATTTCCATTTGTATTCAGTGCCTATGTTAAAAGATAACAACAACTTTCTTGTCATAATTCCACaatcaaaattcttaataataaaCGAACAAAACCATATATCTTTTGATAACAAATGCAAAGAAATCATTCCTGGAGAGTTCATCTGCCAAGAATCCAACACCCTACAGTCAAATGAAAAGGCGCCCTGCGAAGTACAACTTTTGAAGAACAGCGGCAACCTATCGAACTGCCAACCCGTACCAGCAACATTAAGTTTAgtgaaaattcagaaaataggGAATAATAAATGGATCGTTATCACACCCAGACCAACTTTAGCTATACAACAATGCGGTAATGAACGAACTAATGTATTTCCTTATGGAAGCTACTTATTAGAACTGAACCctaattgtttt aaTAGCGAGGCTGTATGCGGCGTTATTGTGGTCGAAGCCAGTACCTAG